From the Bubalus kerabau isolate K-KA32 ecotype Philippines breed swamp buffalo unplaced genomic scaffold, PCC_UOA_SB_1v2 scaffold_40, whole genome shotgun sequence genome, the window aagtaaggattcttaggtccttacaaggacttgtctgctgatgacaccgtcctgtctctgatccaggaactttggatcagcttgccagcttttagtgggagcaaataattggagcaggtaaccccagcacattcttgagtgttctttgtgggactggatgagtcgaaagacatttcctaggtaaagcatctttcagcagacccaggcttcaagcctgccttgggttcattcctgtactgatgtttggtgaaatcaaaatgagtgcttcgaatgaaataatacatggtattgagctaaggatgccaggagagaaattgcagaatttgggttatttcaaatttgcttattattgttcacaatcaacaagttgggtgttctttcattgggtatagagaattcctcctcagtacttcgattgaaattggaacatgttcaaataaatggggtgaatgtccatttattaaattggagaaaagatccttgttagtatgttagtatgtttatttctctttacaaaacgtgcatttatacacaaacacacacattaaatttttctgaagttcttaacttgatgtctgtcttttccccgagtattgtggcttttgatagaaacaggattgctcattcctgagtttggcacaccattttgaactgtctcaattgccaagtacacggtacagtacagttgtctccaatgtacaattgacgttgtacaggagacaggaatcaagaccatccccaagaaaaagaaatgcaaaaaagcaaaatggctgtctgaggaggccttacaaatagctgtgaaaagatgggaaggaaaagcaaaggagtaaaggacagatatcctcatttgaatgcagagttccaaacaatagcaaagagagatcagaaagccttcctcagcgatcagtgcaaagagatagaggaaaacaatagaatgggaaagacgagcgatctcttcaagaaaattagagataccaagggaacatttcatgcaaagatgggctcaataaaggacagaaatagtagggacctaacagaagcagaggatcctaagaggtggcaagaatacacagaactgtccaaaaaagatcttcacgacccaggtaatcacgatggtgtgatcactcacctagagccaggcatcctggaatgtcaagtcaagtgggccttcggaagcatcactacgaacaaagctagtggaggtgatggaattccagttgagctatttcaaatcctaaaagatgacgctgtgaaagtgcagcactcgatatgccagcaaatatggaacactcagcagtggccacaggaccagaaaaggtcagttttcattccaatcccaaagaaagacaaaggcaaagaatgctcaaactaccgcacaattgcactcatctcacactccagttcagttcagttcagttcagtcactcagtcgcatccgactctgcaaccccatgaatcgcagcacgccaggcctctctgtccatcaccaactcccggagttcactcaaactcatgttcatcgagtcggtgatgccatccagccatctcatcctctgtcgtccccttcccctccagcccccaatccctcccagcatcagagtcttttccaatgagtcaactcttcgcatgaggtggccaaaatattggagtttcagcttcagcatcagtccctccattgaacacccgggactgatctcctttaggatgggctggttgcatctccttgcagtccaagggactctcaagagtcttatccaacaccacagttcagaagcttcaattcttcagtgctcagctttcttcacagtccaactctcacatccatacatgaccactgggaaaaccatagccttgaatagacagacctttgttggcaaagtaatatttctgcttttgaatatgctatctaggttagtcataactttccttccaaggagtaagcattttttaatttcatggctgcagtcaccatctgcagtgattttggagcccagaaaaataaagtctgacaccgtttccaccatgtccccatctctctgccatgaagtgatgggaccggatgccatgatcttcgttttccgaatgttgagctttaagccaactttttcactctcctcttttactttcatcaagaggctttttagttcttcttcacttttctgccataagggtggtgtcatctgcatatctgaggttattgctatttctcccggcaatcttgattgcagcttgtacttcttccagcccaacgattctcatgatgtactctgcatagaagttaaataagcagggtgacaatatacagccttgacgtactccttttcctatttggaaccagtctgttgttccatgtccagttctaactgttgcttcctgacctgcatacagatttctcaagaggcaggtcaggtggtctggtattcccatctctttgagaattttccacagtttattgtggtcgacacagtcaaaggctttggcatcgtcaataaagcagaaatagatgtttttctggaactgtcttgctttttccatgatccagcggatgttggcaattaagtaatgcttaaaattctccaagccaggcttcagcaatacgtggaaagagaacttccagatgttcaagctggttttagacaaggcagaagaaccacggatcaaattgccaacatccgctggatcatggaaaatgcaagagagttccagcaaaacatctatttctgctttattgactatgctaaagcctttggctgtgtggatcacaataaactgtggaaaattctgaaagggatgggaataccagaccacctcaccttccacttgagagacctgtatgcagatcaggaagaactggacatggaacaacagactggttccaaataggaaaaggagtatgtcaaggctgtatattgtcaccctgcttatttaacttctatgccgagtacatcatgagaaacgctgggctggaagaagcacaagctgcaatcaagattgccgggagaaatatcaataacctcagatatgcagatgacaccacccttatggcagaacgtgaagaagaattaaagagcctcttgatgaacgtgaaagaggagagtgcaaaagttggcttaaaggtcaacatgtagaaaacgaagatcatggcatccggtcccatcacttcatggcagagagatggggacagagtggaaacagtggctgactttatttttgggggctccagaatcactacagatagtgattgctgccatgaaattaaaagatgcttactccttggaaggaaagttatgaccaacctagacagcatattaaaaagcagagacattactttgctaacaaaggtccgtctagtgaaggctgtggtttttccagtggtcatgtatagatgtgagagttggcctataaagaaagctgagtgctgaagaattgatgcttttgaactgtggtgttggagaagactcttgagagtcccttggactgcaaggagatgcaaccagtccattctaacggagatcagtcctaggtgttgattggacggactgatgttgaagttgaaactccaatactttggccacctgatgcgaagagctgactcattggaaaagaccctggtgctgggacagattgagggcaggaggagaagggatcggcaaaggatgagatggttggatgatatcattgactcgatcgacatggatttgggtagactctgggagttggtgatgggcagcgaggcctggcgtgctgcagtgcatgggatcacgaagagttggacatgactgagctactgaactgaactgatatgcctcttactttatagtttctccttccatttcccatcttccttttttctcgtaacacacttgccctgcagattgtctcagacttcattttgttgtttgcatccctgtgatgcttttgaccatgttcctctgtctgtttttttttttttttttttttttttaaggacaacaTTTATTGCTACCAGTAGCTTTTATCATCAGTACATGGTTCTGACTGCAATACCTTCTTCAGACTACACAGGGAGCTCAGAATCCAGAAGTCATTAAGAGAAATACAGGTAGGTTGGGGAGGCAGGGGGATTAACTGATCAAGAAATACAGgtaggctggggaggcagggggttAACTGATCAAGAAATACAGgtaggctggggaggcagggggttAACTGATCAAGAAAAATCCTAATGGCTTAACATAAAACTAGGGTACTGAATTCAGTTAATACATGTTACAGATCCCAATCACAGAGCTGCCCCAACATCTAGAGAGTCTCTCCTGCTGATTATAAATGAGTGAACTGAGCAGTTTAAAAAACCTAACTTTAGCTGTTACGTTTCTTTAGTGAGCACCTCGATATAGTCTTTATCACAAATTTTTATACAAATGTCAAAAATCCTTTCAACAAACCTAAGAGTGTCTTAATCACGTGCCACTTTTAAGCTTCAATTTaagataaacaaaaactgaaagtaattttattttcaaactctaGAAATTGAAAGGAGACAAAAATCAACAATGGTAACAGGGGTCCTTTTTACCACCTGATTCATATGGGGCAATTTTGAAGTACCTTTTCCAGATTAATTTGAATTTGAATCATGGATTAAACATGGCTGTCACACTGAAATAATTTGTTCACTAGATTgctaaaaataaactttgagGGTTTCCTCATCAGCAGGCATAGATCAACATGCATAAAATTCATTTAGTATTCAAAGAAGCAAGCAAAAGCAAGAGGGAAAATTAAATCAGGATTCTGGGACAAGGTTTGCTAGCTAGgaattttggaatttaaaaaaaactgtgagTTTCTGACACAAGGCAATCTACACGTTACATTTTAGCAGAGTAAAGGGTAGAACTGACAAATACTACAAAGGaattttttactaaaattttttttgatctttagactttttttttggtttttaagtgCTTAAATATTGTTAAATTATAATTAGTCATACAAATCAACTGGGTTTTTTCCTCTGGCTCATTTCAAATCAGCCTGAAAAGATATATACCTTACATAGCCTATCCTGGTTCTCCATGCTCCCATCCCCAGAGTCGTCTACCTTAGTTTGCACTTGAAGGTAACTCTTGCAGCTACATGACAGAAACAGGCTGCAGAGGTGGACAAGGAGAAGCCTGTCCCTCTTGCCGTGATAAATCAGTGCCACACACAGAACCCACACTTTCGGAAGCGTTATCTTCGTTATAGAGCCGTTTGATCCCATCGTAGAAGTCATCCACTTCCATTTCTTCCACTTCGCGTTTGGCAGAGGCATACTTGCACCCATTGGCAGCTGGGAGATGGTGGCAGAAGGCTGCTGGACCTCTGACTGGCACTTCTGGTTTGCTGTTGTCCTTGGAGAAGTCTGGGCCTGGGACGGAGGAGGGGTGTAATCTGAACACTCCTCTGTCACAGGTCACCAGGGTGTGCTTGAGGGGACGGTAGACATAAACGGAATTTAGAGGCAGGGAAGACTGCAGAGTAGAAAGGTGATGTGCCACAAGCTCCCGACAGTGGATCAGCTGGGAGCTATCCATCTGTGCTTTCTGAAGCAGTTCAATTGTAAGAGGAAGCCAATCAGGAATGAGTTTCTCCATTTCCAGACTAACCATCGCCAGGGCAAGCATGGATCCTTTGAACTGCAGAAGTTGGCTGCAGGCCATACAGTGAAGTAATTGCTTGGTAAGGAATGCCAAATGTTGAGATGGGCTCAGACTGGGCAAACTAAAAAGTAACTGAGGTCTAGTTGACACTGCAATGGCAtggaaaatgtgaagaaaatccAATGGTGTGGCTGTGTGAAGATCCCAATTCAACTTATCCAGAATAATTCTCTCCATCCGCAGAATTTCAGGAGAAGAACAGCCACAGAAACTGTCTCTTGCCAACACCTTCAGTACTGGGATTCTCTCGTCTTCCTCAACAGTCTTGGCAGCCAGGAAAAAACAGCTGATTGCAATACAACTCAGGTATTTGGGGTGGGCCTTTACAGTAGCTAAGAACCTGTCCAAAAGACTGCTAGCCAGAGCAAATGTTTCTGGGTAAAGGTTGAATTGGTACTTGAGTTTGGCCAGCCACTCAATCACTTCATCTCTCTGCGATGGAGAAACATTCTGATTTGTAGGTATTTTCGGCACATTCACTTTCcacatctgggcttccctagagATTGCCTTTTCCAATAGGAAAGACAATCTCTGGTTTTCCAAAGGCCCTGGAAAGTTCATGATATCCTGTGGATCTGCCTGCCACCCAGCTTGATGTAGctaccttctcctcctcttcttcctcctcctcctcctccccggcAGAACTGTAGACCTCAAAGTGGTGACGAGGGGTCATCCGGGGGCCCGTTACCACCTCATTTTCCTCTGCGCGCGGCGACGAGACGCGCGGGACCAGGACCGGGCCGacagaggagggagaagagggggaaGCGGGCCGGAGGGCACGGGCGCTGGCGCTCGAGCGGGACGCACGGCTGCAGCCGGTGGGTTGGTCAGCGAATTAGTTCCATGACGCCCGCGGACCTGAGGCCGCCGCCGCCGGTCCCGCTCCTCCAACCGCCGCCGCTTGTGCCCGGATGGGGAGGGGGTTCCCTCTCGCCATAGGGCGGCGGGGGCCGGGGAGAGGCGGGGGGTGAGACCGGCTCTGCCCCTGCCCAGGGGAAGCGCCTCCAAGGGGAAATGGTGAAAGGGGGGgaagggggaaaaatgaaaaaaaaaaaaggaaggggaaaggggggagaaaaataagaaaaaagcgaGACAGAGGCGATGCCGCGTCCGCTCGCGGgg encodes:
- the LOC129640750 gene encoding cyclin-I-like isoform X1, with product MTPRHHFEVYSSAGEEEEEEEEEEKNVSPSQRDEVIEWLAKLKYQFNLYPETFALASSLLDRFLATVKAHPKYLSCIAISCFFLAAKTVEEDERIPVLKVLARDSFCGCSSPEILRMERIILDKLNWDLHTATPLDFLHIFHAIAVSTRPQLLFSLPSLSPSQHLAFLTKQLLHCMACSQLLQFKGSMLALAMVSLEMEKLIPDWLPLTIELLQKAQMDSSQLIHCRELVAHHLSTLQSSLPLNSVYVYRPLKHTLVTCDRGVFRLHPSSVPGPDFSKDNSKPEVPVRGPAAFCHHLPAANGCKYASAKREVEEMEVDDFYDGIKRLYNEDNASESVGSVCGTDLSRQEGQASPCPPLQPVSVM
- the LOC129640750 gene encoding cyclin-I-like isoform X2 translates to MNFPGPLENQRLSFLLEKAISREAQMWKVNVPKIPTNQNVSPSQRDEVIEWLAKLKYQFNLYPETFALASSLLDRFLATVKAHPKYLSCIAISCFFLAAKTVEEDERIPVLKVLARDSFCGCSSPEILRMERIILDKLNWDLHTATPLDFLHISLPSNYFTVWPAANFCSSKDPCLPWRWLVWKWRNSFLIGFLLQLNCFRKHRWIAPS